From a region of the Oscarella lobularis chromosome 7, ooOscLobu1.1, whole genome shotgun sequence genome:
- the LOC136188963 gene encoding allene oxide synthase-lipoxygenase protein-like: protein MTSKKKKIPYNVVVNTMDTGGAGYDGGIFITIMGSAGTSGELALWKVKWLREDFAEGKSESASLEGSDVGDLYAIKLRIDNPNDPWKPGMVTVTKEDGTVGYFPCYQWITTEITVREAKGTLAFQDNAELLALRQEEIKKWNDLLPWHGWASMPSYPNYSTHDDLPRDLQFESEKRRDMNDYRTEGTYNFLLQKVCGLFSKIEHFFHYTEFFKMGVGDGKVPSVSHRWYTDREFGRQFLQGVHPTAIFRVDKALPSKFPVTDDHVKGSLGRGVTLQQAIDAGHIYMVDCQLLVGIPVPEDRYVTPAMALFYVTASDTLMPIAIQFHQEPGPGNPIWTPDDSHADWLCAKLFLKCADAQIHEILGHLLRTHLVMEPVMTSMLRNVARCHPLFKLLIPHMRYTIAINTLGRVTLVGAGGFVDKGMAIGGGGHLDLIRLGYRKFDWRLLNVPHALAQRGVEKLPRYYYRDDALKLWNAMEAFVKEAIAVYYSGGDDDVKKDKELQNWIGDLHADGLPQHGLDGEVDHHVPKSVDSVKELIDFLTRIVFCCSAQHAAENFGQFDYYAYNPNAPMIMRRPAPTKKGEMTLEKVVASCGTADDASVQIAATWTLAAFSEDEVFLGNYPERHFKEEKTLKAVAGFQAELKRIEAEIDERNKEAEVPYIYLKPSRVPNSIAV, encoded by the exons ATGACgagcaagaagaaaaagattccctacaacgtcgtcgtcaacacGATGGACACGGGCGGAGCCGGCTACGATGGCGGCATCTTCATCACTATCATGGGAAGTGCGGGAACTTCAGGCGAACTCGCCTTATGGAAAGTCAAGTGGCTTCGAGAGGATTTCGCTGAGGGAAAGAGCGAATCGGCATCGCTGGAG GGTTCCGACGTGGGCGATTTGTACGCGATCAAACTTCGAATCGACAATCCGAACGATCCGTGGAAGCCGGGAATGGTGACCGTCACGAAAGAGGACGGCACCGTCGGTTACTTTCCGTGTTATCAGTGGATCACGACGGAAATAACTGTTCGGGAAGCGAAAG GGACGCTCGCGTTTCAAGACAATGCCGAGTTGCTTGCTCTGAGACAGGAGGAGATCAAGAAGTGGAATGATCTGCTTCCTTGGCACGGCTGGGCGAGCATGCCCTCCTATCCCAACTATTCGACGCACGACGATCTTCCGCGCGATTTGCAGTTTGAGAgcgaaaagcgacgcgacATGAACGACTATCGCACGGAGGGCACCTATAATTTCTTGCTCCAGAAAGTCTGCGGTTTATTCAGCAAAATTGAGCACTTTTTTCACTATAccgaatttttcaaaatggGG gtcggcgacggcaaagTTCCTTCCGTTTCTCACAGATGGTACACTGATCGAGAATTCGGTCGCCAGTTCTTACAGGGCGTTCATCCCACCGCTATATTTCGCGTTGACAAAGCCTTGCCCTCGAAATTTCCCGTCACTGACGATCACGTCAAAGGCTCGTTGGGCCGAGGCGTCACTCTCCAGCAGGCGATAGAC gctgGTCACATTTATATGGTGGATTGTCAACTGTTGGTTGGCATTCCCGTTCCTGAGGACCGCTATGTGACTCCGGCTATGGCGCTCTTCTACGTGACCGCTTCGGACACTCTAATGCCTATTGCCATTCAGTTTCACCAGGAACCGGGTCCTGGGAATCCAATCTGGACGCCAGATGACTCGCACGCCGATTGGCTGTGCGCCAAACTCTTTCTAAAATGTGCCGACGCTCAG ATTCATGAAATTCTTGGTCATCTGTTGCGCACTCATTTGGTCATGGAACCGGTTATGACGTCGATGCTTCGCAACGTGGCTCGCTGTCATCCGCTCTTCAAGCTTCTCATTCCCCACATGCGCTACACGATTGCCATCAACACTCTCGGACGCGTCACTctcgtcggcgccggcggTTTCGTCGACAAAGGAATGGCCATCGGCGGAGGCGGTCATCTCGATTTAATCAGAC tggGCTACAGAAAATTCGACTGGCGTCTCCTCAACGTGCCTCACGCTTTAGCTCAACGTGGAGTCGAAAAGCTTCCGCGCTACTATtaccgcgacgacgcgctgaaGCTGTGGAACGCCATGGAAGCGTTCGTCAAGGAAGCGATTGCCGTCTActacagcggcggcgacgacgacgtgaagaaAGACAAGGAGCTTCAGAATTGGATTGGCGACTTGCACGCCGACGGATTGCCGCAGCACGgtctcgacggcgaagtcGATCACCACGTGCCCAAGAGCGTCGACTCCGTCAAGGAGTTGATTGACTTTCTCACGCGCATCGTCTTCTGCTGCTCGGCGCAGCACGCCGCTGAGAATTTCGGTCAATTTGACTATTACGCTTACAATCCGAATGCGCCTATGATTATGCGTCGAccggcgccgacgaagaaaggTGAAATGACGCTGGAGAAGGTCGTGGCGAGCTGCGGAACGGCAGACGATGCGTCTGTTCAAATTGCTGCGACGTGGACGTTGGCGGCTTTTAGTGAGGATGAA gtttttctGGGCAACTACCCAGAGCGTCATTTCAAAGAGGAGAAGACTCTCAAAGCCGTTGCCGGATTTCAAGCTGAACTGAAGAGAATCGAAGCGGAAATCGATGAGAGGAACAAGGAGGCCGAAGTTCCGTATATCTACCTGAAGCCAAGTAGAGTTCCCAACAGCATTGCCGTTTGA
- the LOC136189111 gene encoding tropomyosin-like gives MEGSSLNGLFQRIQLSEKAFHDRAVQIRALNEQLQKKRIQHQVQRSETRRANADIDAIRRRIDAQNVELKSRRSRVEILAAALEKTTKEKTRIDAEVVDVKKRRKIAQSDFLVETTRFETTHGLSGSGRDERNAERKRKIEKSASKLKKVEDELEERKTRENRLANATDIAATTDAEIADLKWKSINIDGNLRQQRKLNSALERETIALERGDRDDESMRRLRFEWGRCGDDEKRIETTCDTLRKELKSLEEARRRNDEKEGEKEYFQSDSRRIRYRRRKSDVVSPPPGFSSASMTGVICSQSSQRPSDDVQDEGPAQVRRRKRGQSTSQTCKRVRFQENC, from the coding sequence ATGGAGGGCTCGTCTCTGAACGGGCTGTTTCAACGCATTCAACTGTCAGAAAAGGCCTTTCATGATCGCGCCGTGCAAATTCGAGCCCTGAACGAGCAGCTGCAGAAGAAACGGATCCAACATCAAGTCCAACGCagcgaaacgcgacgcgcAAACGCGGACATCGATGCAatacgtcgacgaatcgacgctcAAAACGTCGAGCTAAAgtcgcgtcgaagtcgaGTCGAAATCCTCGCCGCAGCTttggagaaaacgacgaaggaaaagacgagaatcgacgccgaagtcgtcgacgtcaaaaaacgccgaaaaatTGCCCAAtccgattttctcgtcgaaacgacgcgctTCGAGACGACGCACGGCTTGTCGGGCAGCGGTCGCGACGAACGCAACGCGGAACGAAAgcggaaaatcgaaaaatccgcgtcgaaattgaaaaaagtcgaagacgaattagaggagagaaaaacgcgcgaaAATCGTCTAGCCAACGCGACGGACATAGCGGCGACAACCGACGCGGAAATAGCCGATCTCAAATGGAAATCGATCAATATTGACGGAAATTTGCGTCAGCAGCGAAAATTGAATTCTGCATTGGAGAGAGAAACGATCGCGCTGGAACGCGGCGacagagacgacgaatcgatgcGTCGGCTTCGCTTCGAATGGGGACGgtgcggcgacgacgaaaagcgaatcGAGACGACGTGCGATACCCTACGAAAAGAATTGAAATCGTTGGAGGAagcgcggcgtcgaaatGATGAAAAGGAAGGCGAAAAGGAATATTTTCAAAGCGATTCGAGACGGATTCGATACCGTCGTCGCAAGTCGGAtgtcgtctcgccgccgccgggaTTTAGTTCGGCTTCGATGACGGGCGTAATTTGCTCTCAGTCGAGTCAACGTCCTTCTGATGACGTTCAAGACGAGGGGCCGGCTCAAGTGCGACGTAGAAAGCGCGGTCAGTCGACGTCCCAAACTTGTAAGAGAGTGAGATTCCAAGAGAACTGCTGA
- the LOC136189112 gene encoding cilia- and flagella-associated protein 95-like: MDAFDPTVLPQFVERKGSLSLRSDHMKYGRATLISNWHQDRESEPKDYDIGANFDDRNLHKATYHHLATDKVKFETTTQASMDEIKLKKDFETRDTTRKMITAENALTNTQRDTGAPTTLYDA; the protein is encoded by the exons ATGGACGCTTTCGATCCGACGGTGCTCCCACAGTTCGTAGAGCGCAAAGGATCGCTCTCTCTGCGCTCCGATCACATGAAATACGGACGAGCAACGCTGATATCAAACTG gCATCAGGATCGCGAATCGGAGCCAAAAGACTACGATATAGGAGCcaatttcgacgatcgaaatctTCACAAAGCCACCTATCATCATTTAGCCACGGACAAA GTGAAGTTCGAGACGACAACTCAGGCATCGATGGacgaaataaaattaaaaaaagactTCGAGACGAGAGACacgacgaggaaaatgaTAACAGCAGAAAACGCTCTAACCAACACACAAAG AGACACCGGGGCGCCT ACGACTTTATACGACGCATAA